Proteins found in one Cyprinus carpio isolate SPL01 chromosome B10, ASM1834038v1, whole genome shotgun sequence genomic segment:
- the LOC109046021 gene encoding C3a anaphylatoxin chemotactic receptor-like: MNQTFSDDYINESSSGYDYLCCFNESETDPVSPEVKESMRILSLVIYCLTFLLGVPGNMLVVYIAGMKMKRTVNTIWFLNLATADLLCCLSIPFSVAEILLEHHWPYGSVMCKILPFVMLITMFASVFTLNLISLDRFAQVITPVWAQNHRNLLIARLSCVAPWVLALSLSLPFMLLRQIFTNEEFNITLCTFHADEEGDSNLATSGRLSVIRFVFGFLVPLICITTCYGFIAHKLGRSHFHSGRAFHIMLAVIGAFFLCWLPYHIVDLIVMYGKKSSSSVALAVNPLAISLAYFNSCLNPILYVFMGQDFKSNVKLSLRRVFEKAFSEEGTQASRSTQPQHTH, encoded by the coding sequence ATGAACCAGACCTTTTCAGACGATTACATCAATGAATCCTCAAGTGGATATGATTATCTGTGCTGTTTTAATGAAAGTGAGACAGACCCTGTGTCTCCAGAGGTAAAAGAGTCCATGAGGATACTTTCTCTGGTCATCTACTGCCTGACGTTTCTCCTCGGAGTTCCTGGAAACATGCTTGTTGTGTACATCGCTGGAATGAAGATGAAGAGGACGGTTAATACAATATGGTTTCTCAATCTAGCGACTGCAGACCTCCTGTGCTGCCTTTCCATACCCTTCAGTGTGGCGGAGATCCTCCTTGAGCATCACTGGCCGTATGGATCCGTCATGTGCAAGATTCTCCCCTTCGTTATGCTCATCACCATGTTTGCCAGCGTTTTCACCTTGAACTTGATTAGTCTGGATCGGTTTGCTCAGGTGATCACACCGGTTTGGGCTCAAAATCATCGTAATTTATTGATTGCGCGACTGTCCTGTGTAGCGCCTTGGGTCTTGGCTTTGTCGCTCAGCTTGCCCTTTATGTTATTACGGCAAATTTTCACTAATGAGGAGTTTAACATCACACTTTGCACTTTTCATGCTGATGAAGAAGGTGATTCAAACCTTGCAACATCTGGAAGGTTAAGTGTTATCAGATTTGTGTTTGGCTTTTTGGTTCCTCTCATATGCATCACAACATGCTACGGATTCATCGCACACAAGTTAGGCAGGAGTCATTTTCACTCTGGACGAGCGTTTCACATCATGTTGGCTGTAATCGGGGCCTTTTTTCTGTGCTGGTTGCCGTATCACATAGTAGATTTGATAGTCATGTACGGAAAGAAATCAAGTTCCTCTGTGGCTTTGGCAGTGAATCCGTTGGCCATCTCTTTGGCGTATTTCAACAGCTGTCTGAACCCCATTCTGTATGTTTTCATGGGGCAGGATTTTAAGAGCAATGTTAAACTTTCTCTAAGACGTGTTTTTGAAAAAGCTTTCTCTGAGGAGGGAACACAAGCATCACGATCCACacagccacaacacacacactaa